The sequence below is a genomic window from bacterium.
CAAGAGGTAGTGACCTCTTTCCTAAAGGGATTCACTCCTTTTGTCATCATATTATCAATTATCTTTATTTTGACTGCTCTACAACCAAGTTTAGGAGCTGCAATCTCTATAGTTACATTTTCTTTAGTCATGTTTCTAATAGGTGGAGGAAGGATTTCACACTTGGGTTGCCTATTCCTCTTTTCTCTACCTTTTTTATACACCTTGATCTGGAACGTCCCTTATAGAAGAAGAAGGATTATAGGATATCTATTTCCTTTTGATGATCCTTTGGATAAAGGCTATCAGATAATTCAGTCTTTCTTAGCTTTAAAAGCAGGAGGGTTATCTGGAGTTGGTGTAGGAAATTCAACTCAAAAGCTTTTTTACTTACCTGTACCTCATACAGATTTCATATTTTCTATTATTGGAGAGGAAGTCGGATTTATAGGCTGTAGCTTCATTTTATTACTTTTCTTAGGTTTTACAATCTTAGGAATAAGGATTAGCTGTCGGGCACAGGATCTATTTGCAAATTTTCTTGGTGTTGGAATAACTTGCATGATAATTATCCAAGTTATCTTGAATGTGTCTGTGGTTACAGGATTATTACCTACTACAGGATTGGGACTACCTTTCATTAGCTTTGGTGGATCTTCTCTCGTTGCTAATATGGTAGCAGTAGGAATATTATTAAATATCTCAAGGGGAGAAAAGCCAGATAAGGTGAAGTTCCTTTAGAACCCAAAATCTTACATCGATGTAAGATTTTCCGTTCTATCGGAGTCGGATTGCACTCCTTGAATCCGTAAAAACTTTTTACATGTTGTCCCTTGTTAGTATGAATTTTCTTTCTTTTTGAGTCGCTTTTTCTTTCTTTTTTGAAAAGAAAGAAAAGGGACAGGAGAGGAATGGTTTGAAGGTTGCTATTACAGTGAGTGGTACAGGGGGGTATATCTATCCTGGAATCGTAATAGCAAGGGAATTGAAAAAAAGAGAGAATCAAACGGAAATCCGATTTATAGGAAAAGTGAAGTCTCGAGAAGCATGTGAATTCAGTTTTACTCAAATTGATGTAAGAGAATGGAATAGGCGATTTCTATCTCTCGGTACGATTAAATTCGTTTGGAAAATAATGGAAGGTTTCGTAAAGTCTATCCTTTTTTTGAAAGAGTTCCAACCAGATGTAGTAGTTGGTATGGGTGGATATGCAAGTTTTACTCCTATTATATCCGCACACCTATTAGGAATTCCTACACTCATCCATGAACAAAATGTTCGACCTGGCTTAGCCACTGAGATATTGGTTCGAGTGGCAGATAAGGTGGCTGTGAGTTTCATTGAGTCAAAAAGGTATTTACACCAAGCAATTATTACTGGGAATCCAGTGAGAGAAAGAATCGGTGAAATAGATAGGATATCTGGATTAAGTCATTTTAATCTGGACTCTCGTAAATTTACAATCCTTGTCTTTGGGGGCTCCCTTGGAGCACATTCGATTAATAATGCGATAATTGATGCTCTTCCCTATTTAGAAGAGGTATCAAATAGATTACAGATAATCCATATTGCAGGTGTAAGGGATTATGATTGGATGCTGGAGCATGTAAAGGAAAGTAAAATTGGTATTCAAGTTTTCCCTTATATCCAAGAGATGGAAAATGCTTATGCAGTGGCTGATTTAGTAATTTGTAGAGCTGGTGCAACAACCATTTCGGAAATTATTAAATGCAGGATACCTTGTATACTCATCCCATATTCGTATGCTGCATCTCACCATCAATTGGTAAATGCAGAAGTTTTAGAAAAAAAAGGGCAGATAAAAATGATTTTAGATAAGGATCTAAGTGGAAATCTATTAGCCAAGAAGATCTTAGAATTGCTAAACGATAAGGAAGAATTAAATAAGATGAAAGAGAACCTAAGAGGCATAGGGATTTCTTCTGCTACTCAAAAGT
It includes:
- the murG gene encoding undecaprenyldiphospho-muramoylpentapeptide beta-N-acetylglucosaminyltransferase, whose translation is MKVAITVSGTGGYIYPGIVIARELKKRENQTEIRFIGKVKSREACEFSFTQIDVREWNRRFLSLGTIKFVWKIMEGFVKSILFLKEFQPDVVVGMGGYASFTPIISAHLLGIPTLIHEQNVRPGLATEILVRVADKVAVSFIESKRYLHQAIITGNPVRERIGEIDRISGLSHFNLDSRKFTILVFGGSLGAHSINNAIIDALPYLEEVSNRLQIIHIAGVRDYDWMLEHVKESKIGIQVFPYIQEMENAYAVADLVICRAGATTISEIIKCRIPCILIPYSYAASHHQLVNAEVLEKKGQIKMILDKDLSGNLLAKKILELLNDKEELNKMKENLRGIGISSATQKLVELIYSLKKEGRRLKRQK